One Enterococcus silesiacus genomic window carries:
- a CDS encoding cellobiose phosphorylase, whose product MTHKKQRFEHNGTTVSFLENGDLFEILHENIMINQLNGNALDGSLNQLYLRVYDEKGIQSVPMIGSNAASQLYVGKEQLSWLGNFLAVTYQVDFQVAESGIWFWQVRLTGTGQKVDVVYGQDIGNATKGAVRSNEAYMSQYVDHHVTKENDSIVISSRQNQPQDGNFPVVEQGSLNPIVGFSTDGYQFFGRDYKETNQAMALSQAFLANEVYQYEFAYIALQTEQYNVTEQETTIVFYGAPLKNQETVIKQPIVSREEIQKSYDSLKIATLDGQGATVEKKVGAPLTGKTFTEEELNELFPHQELVERINGNLASFFTEDYHHVVLKEKETAMERAHGHILLSGTELSVEQPIMSTTVYMYGLFNSQIVLGNTSMNKLMSNSRNSLNIMKQSGQRIYIRDGEKWRILTMPSAFEMGLNNATWHYKLEDDIITVRTFTVCETREVRTEVMSLKGIKRTFAVTNQLVMNDDEEEPAYEIVKTSQLVTVKASANSVIHEEYPDLTYYISLDQPFELTDERLFLSGQSEEVLTTFVIEACQGFSMRIQGSLTGSTFQTIKTTPEQENSQYLTFINGLLNNFQLKHETEAVESMNVLSRWYTHNMLVHYLSPHGLEQYGGAAWGTRDVSQGPTEYFFAVNRPEVVGSIIKNVYANQFADDGNWPQWFMFDRYEKQKADESHGDIIVWPMKIVADYLAKTKDFEILNQKIPYTDRTTFTKTTEAYALLDHVKKEIQFTEDHFLQGTYLSCYSDGDWDDTLQPYDNKLKKYMASSWTVALTYQVVEKLSRLLVEIDSNYGKHLHELATNIKADFEKYMLSTETIPGFVYMEDPDHVELMIHPSDQKTGIQYRLLPMTRSMIAELLTVEQAEHHYGIIKEYLQFPDGVRLMNQPATYRGGVSTNFKRAEQAANFGREIGLQYVHAHIRYVEAMAKLGHVDETWQALNIINPIQIKIHVKNAEIRQANAYFSSSDGDFKTRYEAQDHFNQLKAGHVGVKGGWRIYSSGPGIYMNQLLSNVLGIREDKEQLVLDPILPIELDGLEMIYQLAGKAVNIIFHLGSQKGTILVNGQELATIREPNPYRQGGLVVSIAELKTYLHQKENQLDIYC is encoded by the coding sequence ATGACGCATAAAAAACAACGATTTGAGCATAATGGAACAACGGTCTCCTTCTTAGAAAATGGTGATCTTTTTGAAATTCTGCATGAAAATATCATGATCAACCAATTAAATGGCAATGCGTTAGATGGTAGTTTAAATCAACTGTATTTAAGAGTTTATGATGAAAAAGGGATACAGTCAGTGCCGATGATTGGCTCTAATGCGGCCAGTCAACTCTATGTCGGCAAAGAGCAGCTATCTTGGCTAGGAAATTTTTTAGCTGTAACATATCAGGTTGATTTTCAAGTAGCCGAATCAGGCATTTGGTTTTGGCAAGTGAGATTAACGGGAACTGGACAAAAAGTCGATGTCGTCTATGGCCAAGATATCGGCAATGCAACAAAAGGTGCGGTTCGTTCAAATGAAGCCTACATGTCGCAATATGTGGATCACCATGTTACAAAAGAAAATGATAGTATTGTCATTTCATCTAGACAAAACCAACCACAAGACGGGAATTTCCCCGTTGTTGAGCAGGGCAGTTTGAATCCAATCGTCGGCTTTTCGACAGATGGGTATCAATTTTTTGGACGTGACTATAAGGAAACCAACCAAGCAATGGCCTTGAGTCAAGCCTTTTTAGCAAATGAAGTTTACCAATATGAGTTTGCTTATATTGCTTTGCAAACAGAACAATACAATGTAACAGAACAAGAAACAACAATTGTCTTTTATGGTGCTCCTCTAAAGAATCAAGAAACGGTGATTAAGCAACCTATAGTTTCAAGAGAAGAGATTCAAAAAAGTTATGACTCATTAAAAATAGCAACGCTTGACGGGCAAGGCGCGACCGTAGAAAAAAAAGTAGGCGCACCACTGACAGGAAAAACATTTACTGAAGAAGAACTGAATGAGCTGTTTCCGCATCAAGAGTTAGTTGAACGAATCAATGGTAATCTTGCTTCATTTTTTACCGAAGATTATCACCATGTTGTTTTGAAAGAAAAGGAAACAGCGATGGAAAGAGCGCATGGACATATTCTTTTAAGTGGAACGGAATTAAGCGTGGAACAACCTATAATGAGTACAACGGTTTACATGTATGGTTTATTCAATTCTCAAATCGTTTTGGGTAATACGTCGATGAATAAATTAATGAGCAATAGCCGTAATTCTTTAAATATCATGAAGCAATCAGGGCAAAGAATCTATATCAGAGACGGTGAGAAGTGGCGTATACTAACGATGCCATCTGCATTTGAGATGGGATTGAACAACGCGACATGGCATTATAAATTAGAGGATGATATAATCACAGTGAGAACGTTTACTGTATGTGAGACAAGAGAAGTTCGCACAGAAGTGATGAGTCTGAAAGGAATAAAGCGTACGTTTGCTGTAACGAATCAGTTGGTGATGAATGACGATGAGGAAGAACCTGCATATGAAATAGTAAAAACAAGTCAACTAGTTACGGTGAAAGCTTCAGCAAACTCAGTGATTCATGAAGAGTATCCAGATTTAACATATTATATTTCATTGGATCAACCATTTGAATTGACGGACGAACGATTGTTTTTATCTGGTCAGTCTGAAGAGGTTCTGACGACTTTTGTCATTGAAGCGTGTCAAGGTTTTTCAATGCGGATTCAAGGCAGTTTAACAGGCTCCACATTTCAAACAATAAAGACAACACCAGAACAGGAAAATTCTCAGTATCTGACCTTTATTAATGGATTATTGAATAATTTTCAATTAAAACATGAAACAGAAGCCGTAGAATCAATGAATGTTTTATCTCGATGGTATACACATAATATGCTTGTGCACTATCTTTCTCCTCATGGGTTGGAACAATATGGCGGTGCTGCTTGGGGAACTAGAGATGTTTCTCAAGGACCTACAGAGTATTTTTTTGCTGTCAATCGACCAGAAGTGGTAGGATCAATCATCAAAAATGTTTATGCTAATCAATTTGCAGATGATGGAAATTGGCCGCAGTGGTTTATGTTCGATCGCTATGAAAAGCAAAAAGCTGATGAAAGCCATGGCGATATCATCGTCTGGCCGATGAAAATCGTAGCTGATTATTTGGCTAAAACAAAAGATTTTGAGATTTTAAATCAAAAAATCCCGTACACTGATCGCACAACCTTTACAAAAACGACTGAAGCATATGCTTTACTCGATCATGTGAAAAAAGAAATTCAATTCACTGAAGATCATTTCTTACAAGGAACCTATCTATCATGTTACAGCGATGGGGATTGGGATGATACGCTGCAGCCATATGATAATAAATTGAAAAAATACATGGCAAGCAGTTGGACTGTTGCCTTGACCTATCAAGTAGTAGAAAAATTATCTCGTTTACTAGTAGAGATCGATAGTAACTATGGTAAGCATTTACACGAATTAGCGACAAATATTAAAGCTGATTTTGAAAAATATATGTTATCGACTGAAACGATCCCGGGCTTTGTTTATATGGAAGATCCAGATCATGTTGAATTGATGATCCATCCAAGCGATCAAAAAACTGGCATCCAGTATCGGTTATTGCCAATGACTCGCAGTATGATTGCTGAATTGTTAACTGTTGAACAAGCTGAACACCATTATGGTATTATAAAAGAGTATTTACAATTTCCAGATGGCGTACGTTTGATGAATCAACCGGCAACTTATCGCGGCGGTGTAAGTACAAACTTCAAACGAGCAGAGCAAGCAGCAAATTTTGGTCGGGAAATCGGTTTACAGTATGTACATGCCCACATTCGTTATGTCGAGGCAATGGCTAAGTTAGGGCATGTTGATGAAACATGGCAAGCATTAAACATCATCAATCCGATTCAAATCAAAATTCATGTGAAAAATGCCGAAATACGCCAAGCTAATGCTTACTTTAGTAGCTCTGACGGCGATTTTAAGACTAGATATGAGGCACAAGATCATTTCAATCAACTAAAAGCTGGCCATGTCGGTGTTAAAGGTGGTTGGCGGATTTATTCCAGCGGACCAGGTATTTATATGAATCAACTATTGTCGAATGTTTTAGGAATCAGAGAAGATAAAGAGCAACTGGTTCTCGATCCAATATTGCCAATTGAACTAGACGGTTTAGAAATGATTTATCAATTAGCAGGTAAAGCGGTAAACATTATTTTCCATCTGGGTAGCCAAAAAGGAACTATTTTGGTAAACGGACAGGAACTAGCAACAATAAGGGAACCCAATCCATATCGTCAAGGTGGCTTAGTTGTTTCGATCGCTGAATTAAAAACATATTTACATCAAAAGGAAAATCAACTAGATATTTATTGTTAG
- a CDS encoding NADPH:quinone reductase, translating into MKAVGLKEYLPIDAENSFLDLEIEKPHELKARDLLVEVKAVSVNPVDIGARSPKDSTIKDYRILGWDASGIVTEVGENCSLFKIGDEVFYAGALERSGTNAQYHVVDERIVGRKPKNMDFANAAALPLTSLTAWESLYDRMNIDKSKDAGKTILIINGAGGVGSVAIQLAKMSGLKVIATASRDESIEWIKSLGADEVINHHFSLSKQLAELGLAGTDYILNLYSTEKNWDEMCKIINPEGHMTSITRLNKPVNLGALMDKSVSFHWELMFTRAKYETPDMVRQHEILNGIAQLIETNQLTPTLKKEFSPINVENMKKAHALIESGNSIGKVVLSDFQ; encoded by the coding sequence ATGAAAGCAGTTGGTTTAAAAGAATATCTACCGATAGACGCTGAAAATAGTTTTCTGGATTTAGAAATTGAGAAACCTCATGAACTAAAAGCAAGAGATCTTTTAGTGGAAGTCAAAGCAGTCTCTGTTAACCCAGTGGATATCGGTGCCAGAAGCCCCAAAGACAGTACTATAAAGGATTATCGTATTTTAGGATGGGATGCTTCGGGCATTGTAACAGAAGTGGGAGAAAATTGTTCCTTATTTAAAATTGGTGATGAAGTTTTTTATGCTGGTGCTCTAGAACGTAGCGGAACCAATGCGCAATATCATGTTGTAGATGAAAGAATTGTAGGAAGAAAACCTAAAAATATGGATTTTGCTAATGCTGCTGCCTTACCTTTAACATCTTTAACTGCTTGGGAATCACTGTATGATCGTATGAACATTGATAAATCTAAAGATGCAGGGAAAACGATTTTGATTATCAACGGTGCAGGTGGCGTTGGATCAGTTGCTATACAATTAGCTAAAATGAGTGGGTTAAAGGTCATTGCAACAGCATCAAGAGATGAAAGCATTGAATGGATAAAATCTCTAGGAGCAGATGAAGTTATTAATCATCATTTTTCTTTATCTAAACAGTTAGCTGAACTTGGATTAGCTGGGACAGACTATATTTTGAATTTGTATAGTACAGAAAAAAATTGGGATGAAATGTGTAAGATCATTAATCCAGAAGGACACATGACGTCGATCACTCGATTAAACAAACCAGTAAATTTAGGTGCATTAATGGACAAAAGTGTTTCTTTCCATTGGGAATTGATGTTTACTAGGGCAAAATACGAAACACCTGATATGGTAAGACAGCATGAAATTTTAAATGGAATTGCCCAATTAATTGAAACAAATCAATTAACGCCCACTTTAAAAAAAGAGTTCTCACCAATCAATGTTGAAAACATGAAAAAGGCACATGCTTTGATTGAATCAGGTAATTCTATTGGAAAAGTAGTGTTATCTGACTTTCAATAA
- a CDS encoding sugar ABC transporter permease, with protein sequence MQSHKNAQMSFKLFIGILLGVLGVMTFFPFLWMIFSSFKTNAEINQIVPSLLPKEATFDNFKELFFRLNFGTYLKNTLIITACSFLGLLLNAMAGYGFAKFDFKGKNWLFMMVLATMMIPGQVTMIPVYLLLNSVGLTNTLIGIVLPGLAGAFGIFLFRQFMNTISNEMLEAARLDGASEWYIFFKIILPVSRPILAVQGILTFIGGWNSFLWPLIIANDEKYYTLSVGLQLLQGQHGTNYALQMAGATFMVIPILIVFSIFQKYILQGFNVSGIK encoded by the coding sequence ATGCAGTCACATAAAAATGCTCAAATGAGTTTTAAGCTTTTTATAGGTATCCTCTTAGGTGTTCTGGGTGTTATGACCTTTTTCCCTTTTCTGTGGATGATTTTTTCTTCATTTAAAACCAATGCAGAAATCAATCAGATCGTTCCTAGTTTATTACCAAAAGAAGCAACATTCGATAATTTTAAAGAACTATTTTTCAGATTAAACTTTGGTACCTATCTTAAAAATACACTGATTATTACTGCCTGTTCTTTTTTAGGCTTGTTATTAAACGCCATGGCGGGATACGGCTTTGCTAAGTTTGATTTTAAAGGGAAAAATTGGCTGTTCATGATGGTTTTAGCTACGATGATGATTCCTGGACAAGTGACAATGATTCCAGTTTATCTACTGTTAAATTCAGTTGGTCTTACAAATACTTTGATCGGGATTGTTTTACCTGGGCTAGCAGGCGCTTTTGGTATCTTTTTATTTAGGCAATTTATGAATACCATTTCAAACGAAATGCTTGAAGCTGCTCGACTAGACGGCGCGAGTGAATGGTACATCTTCTTTAAAATCATTTTACCAGTAAGTCGTCCGATTTTAGCTGTTCAGGGTATTTTGACCTTTATTGGCGGCTGGAATTCGTTCTTATGGCCATTGATCATTGCTAACGATGAGAAATACTATACGTTATCTGTTGGTCTGCAGCTGTTACAAGGGCAACATGGGACAAACTATGCTTTGCAGATGGCTGGTGCGACATTTATGGTTATTCCAATTTTGATAGTATTTTCGATTTTTCAAAAATATATTTTACAAGGGTTCAACGTTTCAGGAATTAAATAG
- a CDS encoding ABC transporter substrate-binding protein, whose translation MKSWKKLCLLGTTLFATVGLMAACSSGNKESASDELTFWYMGDGDQGIKPIVDEFTKESGIKVKIQSIPWATSRDKLLTAVASKEGPDVVQMGTTYMSEFVDAGALMDITEDVKKSDSMKSDNFFDGSVATTEFSGQTYAVPWYTETRGLYYRKDLLESVGYQEAPKTWDELADAAKKLAARGDNKYGFGVELKEPTFGFMFARQNGSELFDKNDKPLFNESEMVDALKFLDKLVQDGSAPKTDLGLEIGQSFGGEGVVPMFISGPWMINSIKDSAPDIDGKWGVAELPKGPVNNMSVTGGANLAVFNSSKKKADALKLIEYLSKPENQTKFFESTNSLPTNKKSWEAEVFKSDPLISVFGKQLNDSQPMPLLKQWDEISQNFMKQWEQVVVSGKNLQDAMDELNEQTETLIK comes from the coding sequence ATGAAATCATGGAAAAAGCTTTGCTTATTAGGAACAACTTTATTTGCAACTGTAGGTCTGATGGCAGCCTGTTCTTCAGGAAATAAAGAAAGCGCTTCAGATGAACTGACATTTTGGTATATGGGTGATGGTGATCAAGGAATCAAGCCGATCGTAGATGAATTCACGAAAGAATCAGGGATCAAAGTCAAAATTCAAAGTATTCCTTGGGCTACGTCAAGAGATAAGTTACTCACAGCAGTTGCTTCTAAAGAAGGACCTGATGTCGTTCAAATGGGGACAACCTATATGAGCGAGTTTGTTGATGCAGGCGCATTGATGGATATAACCGAGGATGTAAAGAAAAGCGATAGCATGAAATCAGATAACTTCTTCGATGGTTCTGTCGCAACAACTGAATTCAGTGGACAAACATATGCAGTTCCATGGTATACAGAAACTCGCGGATTATATTACAGAAAAGATTTATTAGAAAGTGTTGGTTATCAAGAAGCGCCAAAAACTTGGGATGAATTAGCAGATGCGGCCAAAAAACTAGCAGCACGTGGAGATAATAAATATGGGTTTGGTGTAGAGTTGAAAGAACCGACTTTTGGTTTCATGTTTGCTCGCCAAAATGGTTCGGAATTATTTGATAAGAATGATAAGCCGCTTTTCAATGAATCAGAAATGGTAGATGCTTTAAAATTTTTAGACAAACTAGTTCAAGATGGCTCAGCGCCTAAAACAGATTTAGGTTTAGAAATCGGTCAAAGCTTTGGTGGCGAAGGTGTTGTTCCAATGTTTATCAGTGGCCCTTGGATGATCAATAGTATCAAAGATTCTGCTCCTGATATTGATGGAAAATGGGGTGTAGCTGAACTACCAAAAGGGCCTGTGAATAATATGTCTGTTACTGGTGGAGCAAACTTAGCTGTGTTTAACAGCTCTAAGAAAAAAGCGGATGCACTGAAATTGATCGAATACCTTTCAAAACCAGAAAATCAAACAAAATTCTTTGAAAGTACCAATTCACTTCCAACGAACAAAAAATCCTGGGAGGCTGAGGTCTTCAAGAGCGATCCATTGATTTCAGTATTCGGAAAACAACTAAATGACTCACAACCAATGCCTTTGTTAAAACAATGGGATGAAATTTCTCAAAACTTCATGAAGCAATGGGAACAAGTCGTTGTTAGTGGCAAGAATCTTCAAGACGCAATGGACGAATTAAATGAGCAAACAGAGACGTTGATCAAGTAA
- a CDS encoding beta-glucosidase, with the protein MEHKQLTELLEQMTLDEKVGQLLQLAAEFYSEKAEEKTGPMTNLGLTQDDINNAGTTLGISGAKEAIRVQKAYMENNRLGIPMILMADIIHGFRTIFPIPLGLGSSWDLDAAKKVAEISAKEAAVSGLHVTFSPMVDLVRDPRWGRVMESTGEDPFLNSRFAEAFVKGYQGEDLKNDFFRVAACVKHFAAYGAAIGGRDYNTVNMSERQLRDSYLPGYQAALDAGAKLVMTSFNIVDGVPATGNKWLFRDVLRKEFGFDGVVISDWGAVIELIPHGVAQDKKQAAELAIEAGVDIEMMTTCYTENLKELIKENSVDEALLDEAVLRILTLKNDLGLFENPHRGANVALEEEVVLSKEHRAAAREVARRSIVLLKNENSLPLSTQETVAIVGPAAASNDVLGVWSWQGKKAEAVSLAQGVAQLGADYVIGKEAFDYFEPTQAAIDEAVSLAKKADKVVLALGEEDWMSGEASSRSDIRLPQAQLDLFKTIQAINENVIVTLYNGRPLDLQGIDSAKAIVEAWFPGTEGGAALADILYGKYNPSGRLSMSFPETVGQVPVYYNYDNTGRPYKPGSQEKYETKYLDVSNFAKYPFGFGLSYSTFVYSDLHLNTTELIPGEAITATITIENQSDIVGEETVQLYIRDQIGQVVRPVKELKGFEKVMIPAHDKRTVEFTITEQLLRYVHSDQNNTSDPGLFDVMIGSSSKDVLTQTFKLLK; encoded by the coding sequence ATGGAGCACAAGCAACTGACTGAATTATTGGAGCAAATGACATTAGATGAAAAAGTAGGACAACTCTTGCAATTAGCAGCAGAGTTTTATTCTGAAAAAGCAGAGGAAAAAACCGGGCCCATGACCAATCTTGGTTTAACCCAGGATGACATCAACAATGCAGGAACAACACTGGGTATTTCAGGGGCAAAAGAAGCGATTCGGGTACAAAAAGCCTATATGGAAAACAATCGATTAGGAATTCCAATGATTCTAATGGCTGATATCATTCATGGCTTCCGTACAATTTTTCCAATCCCACTTGGTTTAGGCAGCTCATGGGATTTAGATGCAGCTAAAAAAGTTGCGGAAATTTCAGCGAAAGAAGCAGCAGTATCTGGTTTGCATGTAACATTTTCCCCGATGGTTGACTTGGTTCGTGATCCTCGTTGGGGACGTGTTATGGAATCCACAGGTGAAGATCCTTTTTTAAATAGTCGTTTTGCGGAAGCGTTTGTTAAGGGCTATCAAGGAGAAGATTTAAAAAATGATTTCTTTCGTGTCGCTGCCTGTGTCAAACATTTTGCGGCATATGGTGCTGCTATTGGGGGGCGGGATTACAACACTGTAAATATGTCTGAAAGACAACTAAGGGATAGTTACTTACCAGGTTATCAAGCGGCTCTTGATGCAGGAGCTAAATTAGTCATGACGTCCTTTAATATAGTTGACGGAGTGCCGGCAACAGGAAATAAATGGCTGTTTAGGGATGTATTACGAAAAGAGTTTGGCTTTGACGGCGTTGTCATTTCCGATTGGGGAGCTGTGATCGAGCTGATTCCTCATGGCGTGGCGCAAGACAAAAAACAAGCAGCGGAACTTGCGATTGAAGCAGGTGTGGATATCGAGATGATGACGACCTGCTATACAGAAAATTTAAAAGAACTGATAAAAGAAAATAGTGTGGACGAAGCTTTATTGGATGAAGCTGTTTTACGTATCTTGACATTGAAAAATGACCTAGGACTGTTTGAAAATCCTCATCGGGGAGCAAATGTTGCGTTAGAAGAGGAAGTTGTCTTATCCAAAGAACATCGTGCAGCAGCTAGAGAAGTTGCTAGAAGGTCGATTGTTTTGTTAAAAAATGAAAATAGTTTACCGTTATCTACACAAGAGACCGTAGCTATTGTGGGACCAGCGGCAGCATCAAATGATGTTTTAGGTGTTTGGTCTTGGCAAGGGAAAAAAGCAGAAGCAGTTTCTTTGGCACAAGGTGTAGCTCAGCTTGGCGCAGACTATGTGATTGGAAAAGAAGCTTTTGATTATTTTGAACCAACTCAAGCAGCGATTGATGAAGCAGTTTCTCTTGCCAAAAAAGCCGATAAAGTCGTCTTAGCTCTTGGGGAAGAAGATTGGATGAGTGGTGAAGCCTCAAGTCGTAGTGATATTCGCTTGCCTCAGGCGCAATTGGATCTATTCAAAACAATACAAGCAATAAATGAGAATGTCATTGTGACCCTTTATAATGGTCGACCACTTGATCTTCAAGGGATTGATTCTGCAAAAGCAATCGTAGAAGCTTGGTTTCCAGGGACAGAAGGCGGTGCTGCTTTAGCTGATATTTTATATGGTAAATACAATCCTAGTGGGCGTTTAAGCATGTCATTTCCTGAAACTGTAGGACAAGTTCCAGTCTATTACAATTATGATAATACAGGGAGACCCTATAAACCTGGTTCACAGGAGAAATACGAGACAAAATATTTGGATGTTTCCAATTTTGCAAAATATCCCTTTGGTTTTGGCTTAAGCTACAGCACGTTTGTTTATTCTGATTTGCATCTAAATACGACGGAGTTAATCCCAGGTGAAGCCATTACAGCAACCATTACTATTGAAAATCAGTCAGATATTGTTGGTGAAGAAACGGTTCAATTGTATATTCGAGATCAAATCGGTCAAGTTGTCCGCCCGGTGAAAGAATTAAAAGGGTTTGAAAAGGTAATGATTCCCGCACATGATAAAAGGACAGTAGAATTTACAATCACTGAGCAACTGTTACGTTATGTCCATAGCGATCAAAATAATACCAGTGATCCAGGATTATTTGATGTAATGATCGGTTCAAGCAGTAAGGACGTATTAACACAAACGTTCAAATTATTAAAGTAG
- a CDS encoding sugar ABC transporter permease → MKKSKSPYFFIAPAIALLLIFSIIPIFIAVTISFTDMSLAGLADFSRINFVGLDNYLNIFNDKVFGQAMFNTAYYVIIGVPLVIIASLALAIMINFGENKFFSFMRLVFYSPSITNTVAVSVVWMYLYNPTIGLLNHLLSYVNVGPIMWLTDPSTSKLSLIIIAVWKAIGLNMLIFLAAIQGIPKEYYEAAEIDGANKWQQILKITIPLLKFSIFFVTVTTLIGWFQFFDEPFVMTKGGPLDSTLSVALFIYQRGFQYNKFGYAAAGSVILFIAIIIVTGIQMKIQTKQKENEG, encoded by the coding sequence ATGAAAAAATCAAAATCACCTTATTTTTTTATAGCTCCAGCTATTGCTTTATTACTTATTTTTTCAATTATACCGATTTTTATTGCAGTAACCATTAGCTTTACTGATATGAGTTTGGCAGGTTTAGCTGATTTTTCTCGAATCAATTTTGTTGGTTTGGATAATTATTTGAACATATTTAATGACAAGGTTTTTGGTCAAGCAATGTTCAACACTGCTTACTATGTCATTATCGGTGTGCCACTGGTGATTATTGCATCCTTAGCCTTAGCTATTATGATCAATTTTGGAGAAAATAAATTTTTCTCTTTTATGCGCTTAGTATTTTATAGTCCGTCGATCACAAATACAGTGGCAGTATCTGTTGTTTGGATGTACTTATACAATCCAACGATCGGGTTATTAAATCATTTATTATCTTATGTAAATGTTGGGCCTATCATGTGGCTGACAGATCCTAGTACATCGAAACTTTCATTGATCATCATAGCTGTTTGGAAAGCGATTGGCTTAAATATGTTGATTTTTTTAGCAGCGATCCAAGGGATTCCAAAAGAATATTATGAAGCGGCAGAAATCGATGGTGCTAATAAGTGGCAGCAGATTCTAAAAATCACTATTCCCTTACTGAAATTCTCGATTTTCTTTGTCACTGTAACAACATTGATTGGCTGGTTCCAATTCTTCGATGAACCATTCGTTATGACTAAAGGTGGTCCGCTAGATAGTACCTTATCCGTGGCGTTATTCATTTATCAAAGAGGCTTTCAATATAATAAATTTGGCTATGCCGCAGCAGGATCAGTGATTTTATTTATTGCGATCATTATCGTGACGGGCATCCAAATGAAAATTCAAACGAAGCAAAAAGAAAATGAAGGATAA
- a CDS encoding peptide ABC transporter ATP-binding protein translates to MIKLEHVNKYYSLDQEKIHVLKDINLNIQEHEFVAIMGPSGSGKSTLMNTISFLDGNFEGSYLFKNEDAYHYNDNKLSRIRNQSVGFVFQSFQLIENNTVFENVALPLLYGGMKYRNTKELVMNALEKVGIPDKYNKLPKQLSGGQQQRVAIARALVGNPSFIIADEPTGALDTHTSADIMELFQQLNDKEKVTILMVTHDSEAAQYCKRVITVRDGEIIEGGADYAV, encoded by the coding sequence ATGATCAAATTAGAACATGTTAATAAGTATTATTCATTGGATCAAGAAAAAATTCATGTTCTAAAAGATATCAATTTGAACATACAAGAACATGAATTTGTTGCTATTATGGGACCATCAGGCTCAGGGAAATCTACCTTAATGAACACAATCAGCTTTTTGGACGGTAATTTTGAAGGCAGTTACTTGTTTAAAAATGAAGATGCGTATCATTATAATGACAATAAATTATCGCGAATCCGTAATCAATCGGTAGGATTTGTTTTTCAATCGTTTCAACTAATTGAGAACAATACAGTATTTGAAAATGTAGCATTGCCTTTATTATACGGAGGAATGAAGTATCGAAATACTAAAGAGTTGGTAATGAATGCTTTAGAAAAAGTTGGAATTCCCGATAAATACAATAAACTACCAAAACAATTGTCTGGAGGGCAACAACAAAGAGTCGCAATTGCTCGAGCGCTTGTCGGTAATCCCAGTTTCATTATAGCCGATGAACCAACTGGAGCGCTTGACACACATACATCAGCAGATATTATGGAATTATTTCAACAATTAAATGACAAAGAAAAAGTAACGATTTTGATGGTAACTCACGATAGTGAAGCTGCTCAATATTGTAAACGAGTCATTACTGTTCGAGATGGGGAGATCATTGAAGGAGGCGCTGATTATGCGGTTTAG